The DNA region GAGGGTCTCTACAACTAATCTTCACATTTATAATAGTGTTTTTAATTACATTGAGTCTGGGGTTAGGTGTGGGTGCATCTATTTTCATCGGATTTTTAATTTCATTCAGCAGTACAGCTATTGTTTTAAGACTTTTGCAGGATAAAAATGAGCTTGACACCCCCCATGGCAGAACTTCGTTGGGCATACTTATTTTCCAGGACTTAGCTGTAATTCCCATAATTTTGTTAACTCCTATACTTGCAGGGGTTAGTGTTTCGAGTGAATCTGTACTAATTTTATTGTTAGAAGGTGGAGTATTATTAATTTTCACTATTATTGCAGCTAAATGGTTGGTACCACACTTGTTAAACCATGTTGCTCAGCTAAAAAATCGTGAGCTTTTTTTATTAACTATTATCTTAATTTGTTTTGGTATAACCTGGTTAACCACATTAATAGGTCTTTCACCAGCTTTAGGGGCATTTCTAGCAGGTCTTATAATATCCAACACTAAATACGCCCATCAGGCACTGGGTAATGTGCTCTCATTCCATGATATTTTTATGAGCTTTTTTTTCGTATCCATAGGCATGTTACTTAACATTAACTTCTTTTTCCAGAATATTGGAATTATTCTACTTTTAACATTGGGAGTTTTACTAATCAAAACGTTCACAGCAGGATTAGCTACTAGGTTTCTGGGTTTTCCACTGCGTATAATGGTAATTGTAGGTTTGATACTCAGCCAGATTGGAGAATTTTCCTTCATTTTATCTAAAGTTGGTATTCAATATGGATTGATCAGTTTAACCATCTTCCAAATATTTTTAAGCGTATCGATAATTACTATGGGTTTAACCCCTTTTTTAATGACCATATCACATAGAACATCTTTATTATTCAATAAATTTCCATTAAAATCTATTTTAGAGCCTAATATTGTCCAGACAAACAGTTCTGAATTTGAATTGGATGATCATTTAATAATCATTGGCTATGGTGTTAATGGTAAAAATGTTTCCATGGCTGCTCATAACTCATCCATACCTTATGTGGTGGTTGAAATTGACCCGGGAATGGTTAAAACTGATAAAGAAGGTGAAATTTTTATATATGGTGATGCTGCGCAGGAAACTATTTTAAAAAAAGCTAAGATTGAAAAAGCCAGAATAATGGTTGTTGCTATTTCTGATCCGGTTAATACACGTAGAATAATTGAATTGAGTAAAAGAATCAACCCCGATTTATATATTATCGTCAGAACAAGATATATTGATGAAATTAAAATTTTAAAAAGTTTAGGGGCTGATGAAGTTATTCCTGAGGAGTTTGAAACATCAGTGGAAATTTTCAGCCGGGTTTTGGATGAATATAATGTTCCTCATGATAGAATTAACCGTTTTATAAATGAAGTTAGAGAAGAGAATTATGGAATGTTTCAGCGGATTATGCAGGATAAAGAAGTGACTTGCAATATAGAAACCCTTAGTCCTCCTTCTGAAACAGCTCTTATTAAAGTAGGTGAAAAATTTTTAATAGAGGGGGAAATATTAAAATCTGATATAGAAAAGAAGTTTGGTATTATAATTCAAAATATTATTATAAACCAAAAAATAATTAAAAATCCACTTGAAAATCAGCCTATAACTAAAGGGTACATAATAACCATTTCCGATTCTCGAGAAAAAATATCAGAGATAAGGAATTATCTTGAATAAACAGTAATGTTCAATGTTCTGTATATGAGGAGATGAGAGAAATTTCGAATAAAAAAAAAACTGAATGTTTATCCGAATAAATTTTTAAAGAATTGTTATTGAGAATGTCCAAAAATTTTAAAATAAAACATTTTAGAAATATGGATTAATATGTTTTAAGTAGGGAGGGTGTTATAAAATGTTAAAAATAAGGGAAATATGTTTATTAATAGTTTTTATTTGTTTTATAGTAGCAGTATCGGGATGTACTTCATTTGATCCGGTTAAGGTCGTTGTAAATTATCCTGGTAGCTGGAATGGTACAATATCTGATGAAACTGGGACTCATACAATAGAAGGCACTGGTGATAAAACAATCGATTTAGGTAGTATCAGTGGTAGTGTGGATGTTAGGGTTGATAAAAAAGATAATAGCTCAGACACACTAACTGCATCAATATTAAGAGGGAATAAAACTGTTAACTCAATGAATACTACTTCAGATTATGTGAGAACAGGTATTTATTTAACTCGTTAAAAAGTAAGGAATATTAAACAATTGATTACTAGTGGGTACTCCGCGGAGGAGCTATAAGAAGAATAATAATTGCGTTAATGAAATTCAACAATTACAAAAGCAACCTTGAACAAGAACAACCTGAAATTTCTTTTCAACCTCTTAGCTCGGATAAGATAGAAAAATTAACCGAACTCTTAAAGGATAATAGAGTAATCACAGAATCAGAGTATGATCTAATATTTGTATAAGAATAAAATCAAGAAATCGGCCATTACATTGGATGTCAAATGAGATTGGGTTGAAGAAAAGGCAAACAAAATTCTGTTCGGAATAGATCAGTAAAGGAGAATTTATCAAAATGTTCGAATCGATCGGCACCGCACTGCATGGTGAACCTGTTAATAAAGAAGAAGTAAAGCGATTGCGGGAATTGATAGTGTATGAAGGATCTGATCTAAAAAAAAGTTTGATAAGATTCTTCACCCTGCTAATTCTTGCTACAGGTATTGCTACGTATGGACTATTAGGGAATAATGTGGCAACAATTATAGGGGCTATGATTGTAGCACCACTCATGCTGCCGATTATGGGACTTG from Methanobacterium spitsbergense includes:
- a CDS encoding cation:proton antiporter encodes the protein MDLIILKDIVIIFALSVLVLILFNKIRIPTVLGFFITGIVAGPQGLSLISEVQQVEILAEIGIIFLLFTIALEFSLEKFSQIKRQALIGGSLQLIFTFIIVFLITLSLGLGVGASIFIGFLISFSSTAIVLRLLQDKNELDTPHGRTSLGILIFQDLAVIPIILLTPILAGVSVSSESVLILLLEGGVLLIFTIIAAKWLVPHLLNHVAQLKNRELFLLTIILICFGITWLTTLIGLSPALGAFLAGLIISNTKYAHQALGNVLSFHDIFMSFFFVSIGMLLNINFFFQNIGIILLLTLGVLLIKTFTAGLATRFLGFPLRIMVIVGLILSQIGEFSFILSKVGIQYGLISLTIFQIFLSVSIITMGLTPFLMTISHRTSLLFNKFPLKSILEPNIVQTNSSEFELDDHLIIIGYGVNGKNVSMAAHNSSIPYVVVEIDPGMVKTDKEGEIFIYGDAAQETILKKAKIEKARIMVVAISDPVNTRRIIELSKRINPDLYIIVRTRYIDEIKILKSLGADEVIPEEFETSVEIFSRVLDEYNVPHDRINRFINEVREENYGMFQRIMQDKEVTCNIETLSPPSETALIKVGEKFLIEGEILKSDIEKKFGIIIQNIIINQKIIKNPLENQPITKGYIITISDSREKISEIRNYLE
- a CDS encoding DUF389 domain-containing protein, with product MFESIGTALHGEPVNKEEVKRLRELIVYEGSDLKKSLIRFFTLLILATGIATYGLLGNNVATIIGAMIVAPLMLPIMGLAFGISIGDSKAIKSTLTYQLGRNRHSDRNWLHFDLTYK